The sequence atatatatatatatatatatgttattattaatttataaacataattgataatattggacaaagtattaaataatataatgaatACAAATAAATGGATTCCATATActcataatagtgttaataatattaattattaaatttttataaacataaatttaatttaccattttgtaaattttaaatacataattgatactataaatattattagtatgcTACTTTTGAAggctatatataattatttactataaAGTAATACATAagctaatataattaaaatattatttaattttaattattatttaattaaaaatattgattagtaaattaatataaaagttacacttaatttaatatcaaaaacataaagaaacttttatatgttaaaataataatattatataatgttttaatatgtagaaagagaaattgatagatagataaattaaattttaaaaattctataatataaagtaataattttaatatataaatataattttaaaatgtaattattttatgttatgaTCCGATCTATAGGTTCGTGACCGGCGTTAGGGAATGGATAGTTTAAGGCTATGAAATCCACTGTAAGTGATAagctatttgtgtagctaaaggcagtgaacctatcaatgCAAACTAGTACTAACGGTGAGTATTAATATCGTATTCTCGGgtaagggtgatcctagaactactatAGCGTCTTATGATATCTAACcctaataaaatcaatgaagttgatattctatgattaaatgtaagcAAATGATTAACCAAGTGTTAGACAAACTGAAAGGATTTCGTGAAACAGCCAAAGGAAAAAAGCAAATCCAAaaggacctaagctagttggattttagtgaagatagcgATGATATTGATTATTAGTTGCAATtacccatggacgaattcttaattgaattcggtttctATCTCGAGGTagccgaattcctaaatctaagaatctaaagttggaatctcttcctaacgatcgattattaaattagcattaagttttaatccgcctctattaagctttattaattcttaatccggctagtcaactacctttatctctaagtgatcattaaccagttattgctattcaaatttctaattactaaatgaatttctcaattacataaagcaatataaacaccacaactcacaatgtctcataaataatgtgatttctcattaataatgaaagtaagaagagataagcattgataatcaaagtctcataaacattaaaaacaatccaacaacataggaaccccaatgggtttaacaaatttagttactcatactaataagcaaacacaaaataaaaaataaatttagaaaagtaaattgaaagcatgtacacccttcttcttcaagttggatgaaaaatcctaaattcccaattctgaatgatgaaccctaaattgcctcttgaatgcctccaaatctactcttgatcttcaatttgatgttaaaaacCAAtataatccttccttcaatagatgaaatagtCTCCTAAAGTCGAATATTGAAGTCTAAAAAAAGATGGCTTATGCATTTATGTGTAAAATCAAGtgagaaaatcgaaccctaaatcaataaatcgcatttgcctatataaatctctcaacatggccgtggtcaagcccgtgctgatAAGCACAGGCGGAGTCCATGCTATGCTGGACCTCCGTGTCCCGCAACTTAAGGCTTCTTTCTAGTCATGTcctcgccggtgctgagccaccgcgggccgtggtggcctcgaaaatcgtgccaaaatggcactcttgagggtcaagttttgatggttcagcacggccagagtccaggccgtgctcaaccttgggATGCTAGTCCttactcaattttgatgggtTCTGGCCCGTAATTACACGTATTTCTCTCGATTACTGATAATGTCTatcgataatgacctgaaacataaaaggaaccaaaacacaggtgattctggtataaaacaagataactatgcacaaaaatgtaactaattgggcatataaccATGTATAAAATAATGCCCATTAGTAAGCCTAACTAGCTAATGATCCAAATAATCGCATACAtgaatatctattttttaaataaaccaaCAATTCATTCACAAATCACcgcacaattaaattaattcttcaACTAGATTACTAgaaaattttctataatttttaacaaaccaagataaaatataaagtaccAAGTACACTACTGCGGAGAGTCtagaatttcaaataatttaaaatacaaaagttaagatttaattacaataaccCGAAAGGAAATTAAAGTCGGGCTACAATTGAGACTGTCAATCTCGAGagtaagttaaaatcatatatttgaaataaagtagccataaaaatatacatatgcaatggttgataaaataatatggaACATCCCAAATAATAAGTGCGTGTCAtagtataatttaaaagtaaataatttttaactcaTAAGGGACGAGCACTTCAGCAGGATCCTAACTTCAATACTAgcagcctttcggctctcttatcccAATAGGACTAGCGTCCAGAAAGCAAAGCtcaaccagggtccttaaatccagtttgGTCACTTGATTCCCAATATAGCCGGCACCTAGAGGGCAACGCTCGACCAAAGACCTTTCCTCCAACAATCAATTTCTTACAACCCAAAGAGTTATACTCAACCAGGgtaaatctcaaaaatattcttttgttACCTATCTCTGATTAATACCGGTGTGCACGAGATCCTGATGCAACCTATCAgatggcatgttctactgccgtttCATTCCGAGTCAATATGCAATCATAATATCGACAATATggaaaatgatataaatagaaagcaaATTAACTATTGTTCAATAACTTACTAAATAATATTGAACAACACATATATTGTAGACATAAacttaattaagtaaataataaatagataattaaatccATAAATCGATTATTtagatgaataataaataactaatctaaatttataaatcaattaattggataaataataaataaataatttaaatctataaatcaattaattagatatagaataTGTCACCACTCGAtatgtgggcccgtgaccggcgcTAGAAAATTGGTAGACTTAAGACCACCGAAACTCATAGCAAGTCTAATTAGCCAATGATCCAAATAAACGCATACATGATtatatactattaaaataaaccaacAGTTCACTCACAACTCTACACATAGTTAAATTAATCCTCCAACTAGTTTACTAGCAaagttttcataatttttaacagatcaaattaaaatataaggtataaaatatattattacgAAGAGTCTAGAATtccaaataatttaaaatacaaaagttaagatttaattacaataagtCTGAAAGGAAAAGGGAAGTCGGGCTACAAAAAGAAGTCGGTGGAGAACCTAGCTGtcacttgaaaaatttaaaattgagactgtcagtctcgggagtgagttaaaatcaaatatctaAAGTAAAgcatccataaatatacatatgcaatagttgataaaataatgtagaacattataaaataataagtacgtgtcataacataatttaaaaataaataatttttaattcataagGGATTAGCACTTCAAAAAAACCTTAACCTCAATACTAGTAGCTATTTGGCTTTCTTATTCCAATAGGATTGGAgtctagagagcgaagctcaaccagggtccttaaatccaacATGGTCTCTTGATTTTCAATATAGCCGGCGCCCAGACAGCAACGCTCAACTAGAGACCTTTCCTCCGGCAATCAATTCTCACAGCGCAGAAAGTTATACTCAACCAGggcaaatttcaaaaatattcttttgctTCCTGCCTCTGATTAATACCGGTGCACACACGGTcatgatgcaacccatcaggtggcatatTCTACTGTCGTCTCATCCTGAGTCAATAtgaaatcataatattaacaatatgaaaaatgatataaatagcaaacaatttaattattgttcaataatttattaaataatactgaaaaacacataaacttaattaattaggtaaatagtaaatagataattaattccaTAAATCGATTATTtagatgaataataaattagataattaataaataaataatttaaatttatgaatcatttaattaaatataaaataagaaataataaaaattttaaagtaatatcCATCGtaacaatatatatacacgatgataataatatacgtaataattattaataaaaatgctATAAAATTTGGCATGGCACATATGTAGatgatatatgattttaactcacagttttgTCGCGCTCCGCAGTCTGCTCCTATGCCTCGGATGGAGCCGGCTATACTGACgaattatctattcacgaaaataacttaattaataagatattcataattttttatagaccTGGACTCCTAGATTAGATTGTCTAagaaattctaccgaaaattcggcagaattttttctaaaatatgaaCGTTTACCTCCTTTATAACGGGTCCAGAGCCTGCTagaaataattcaaatatttcacaaTTATTTAATGGGAGTTGGGCCACCCAAACTGCATTATTTTCCAACTTTGCAACACAACTCAAATCACAATACAAAATTAACAGTCTCGCaaagtaataatattattcaCGACACAATTATTTTCTcgcatttaatttaattaatcacagCTTCAATTTACacaataaaatagtaattccTTCTATAATTAATCTGCAATATTTCTAGGATCAagctattaattaattaaataatttaattaattattaataactaaCAATTGATACATcaaaaattttctaattattttaaaataattttcaaggtctaaataaaattataccaagTCGAAATCCAAAATTCTGCGAAAAACACTAGGGTCCAAAAGTTGGTACCGCCAACAGTGTTGGATTTCGAATCCGGAGATATCTATGCAAAGCTTGAGTTGCGAGGAGTTTAGAAACACCAAAACCATTGCCTAATCCTTGCTGGAAGCCGCTAGATCGCGGTGAGAAGGGAGTTGCTCCGGTGATACTCTCCTGAGGCTGCTGGCGGAGGAAAAACGGCGGGGAGGAGCTGGTTTAGGGTTGTCAACGGTGGGGAGCTTGATTCCAGCGTCAGACAGGCGAGAGGGCAATGATAGGTGGTTGTTCTTGCGGTGGCAGCGAGGGAGGAAATATTCCTTCCTCCAACTCGTCATCGACAACAAGAaatgagaagaagaagacgacACTAGCAAAggaggagaaaaaagaagtttgcggcagtgaatataaataaaattgactacttttttaattacaaatcacgagtattatattttatttgaatattaatatatataaatataattatatattaactgACAAATTGTTGTCatcatttattataattataagcCTAAATgtagtatattaattacattattactcgtcattttaaatataattaaagattcttaaaaatattaaaaatattttattgaatttgattgcaatatttttgaaattatgtcatttattaaaataatttataatcaaacttataataatagttCATTCGATgtacacataaattttatcattttgtatcaatgattttttttttctttaaaaattaaaataaaaaaattaatttcattccTTTGTGTTTCAAAGTGGAATCAACAAAATGAAAACTTTGattgtattttaataagtttgaacaaaatatataaattaaatagggAATCACAACTTGTTTTGTAGAAAGAAAACGATCTtggttattcttttaattgctGATTATCGTCCAAATTTCATTGAGGGACAggtaattataatttcaaaaacatGAAAATAGAGTTAgattattatgattttgaatatttttcttttatttatgacCGGAATGATAACTCTTCAACTTTATTGTTATGAGAAGATAAGAGCCCctaaaattctattatatcatttattaagttttcctatggataaatattttttattgtttaagtAAGATACTCAAATTATACATCATTTATTCAATGATTaaatacaaatacaaaagagccaaaattctttttaaaattaatgacgTAGCTCGATTAATCTATTGATAagattaattatgtatttttaaattttttttttttttctggcagtgtaaaatataaaaagattaaaaattaaataaaaatacatatctttatatttatgtCTTTATCGCATGTATACTAATAACAAAttcataagaaataaaaattgtttttGCATTATTTCAAGTTTTCAAGAAATACATACTTATAAGATTAGAAAAGTTTTATTTGCTTTAAATGATTATTTGTTCTCATATAAATATGCAGCCTTCTTAAACTACCTGTTTACAaggtattttttattattattttagacaagaaaagaaaaaagaaaaattattcatatattacaAAGAAAAAGTCTTCATTCTCAAAAAAAGAGTCCTGCCCGGATCAGGACATAtgtgatgggctctttatgtaAAATCGACCCACCTCCGTTCATCTTGTTCCACGAAGACCCAGCTCAGGAAagctttcttcttcttgttattattattattattgttgctgttcttttttgctttttacAGATTACAATACAAActctctttattcttttaattctcCATTAATCCATTAAATTACATAAGTAGTCCATTATCATTAGTcacattaaaatttcaaagttGCAGTGTAAATACACAAATAAACACCTATAATTTCTTACTTTTCTGATTGAAGAGAGAGAAGCAAATCTTTCAAATTTGATGCCCTAACCAGTTGCATCATAGAACATGTTCTCTGCCCAAAAAAGCTTTTCCCGTAGTTATTTAAATGGTATTAAAAAGAGCATAAAGATGAAAGTTGCTCCACAAATAACTGTTTACCCGCTCATTAAGTGAGAATCTTCTGTAGCAGGCAGGTCCAATTATTAGAATCTCTTCTGAAACAAGAGGAAAATAGTCATTCCCTGGTGTATTAAATTTCTTGTATCTAACAGAggtggaaaaggaaaaaaaaaaaatgaaagaaaaaaggatgTATGCATTTTAAATCAATGTCAATACACCAAGTAACTTGCATTTGCAAGTTCCCATGTCAACTGCAGTAAACTGAAGGCTTCAAAATGTGGTGGATATCATTATCAGCAAATCAACAAAACCAAACCTTCATGTAAAAATTGGACCGAgtattatatacataaatcATCCAGAAAAACAATGACTCCTTTTTTCATCCTTCCTTACACTGACCATGTAACCCCACAAGCAGATAAAATGAAGACAACAGTAACAGCCATACGTCGTTTACATAAAcagttaaaaagaaagaagcaaCTGTCATCGGTATTCAATTTGCAAACTGTAGAAAAGCTATACTGTGAGAGAGGGGAATGAAGGGGAGAACCCAACTGTTGACTTCTTTCTGTGGgcaataacaaaatatttggTCAAACTATGTGATTTCAGGCATTATATCACCTGCACTATTTTGAAACAAGTACGGAAGCAATGGACAAAAGGAATGGTGTAGGATGAGCTGCTCCCTATTGTCATTTCTATTTCTTCCCTCCAATCCCCCTctcctcttctcttttttttccccctatttttttccttccccattttctttttcctgcaAAAATTAACACATTCTGCATTGACATGGCACTGagactttaaaaaaataaaacgaATAGCTGCAGCCAAATCTGTGGCAACCATTGAAGAGTCGCTGCAACAGAACTTAAAACTTTTGTGCATTTCTATATTTTCGCTTCTCATACTTAAATTTCAAACAGCTAGGAACTTGATCAAGGTTGAAATTTCTGCTTAACCACTAATCAAGAGGAGGATCAATTATCATCTCCTGCATTTCCAGAAAGCAAAACATGCTGTTACCCATCAATGCTAATGGAAGATATTATCAGATCAAATGATCAGTGAATAAACTTTACTAGGCAAACCTTATCACAAACAGGACACGTGTCACTTCTTTCCATCCATTCAAGAATGCATGATAGGTGAAAATGGTGCTCACATTTTGTGGTTATTTTTGGATTCTCCGCATCATACTCTGCAGAGAGCAGAAGAAAGCTTAGATGATGCATCAGTACCAGCACAACAAAAAGTAGAATACGCctaaaacaaccaaaaggaagtaattttattacaataaGAAGCATACAACTTGCAagagatgaaaagaaaatatggtaACATTACCTTCTAGACAAGTGGGACAAACATCCTCTTCCTCTGTTGCAGAAACAAGAAGCTCAACTGACTTTGAGAATTCAACTTCTAGCTCCTTTGCTGAATCAAGTTCTAAATTAGTTTGTGCCTTACAGTCCGGCTCTTTCACATCCTCACACTTAATTGAAGTTTCTCGAGTATTAGtataggttgtttcttgaacAGAACCAGAATTTGTTGTTTGCACTGTTCCATCATCTTTATCAGAAGAAGTTTCCTGAGCCCCTTGTGGTGTTTGGGGACATCCTATAGCCATTTCAAATGGGATAGGAGGAGGGGGTGGCCTATAAGCATCAGGGACTGATGTGTCAAGGTTTGTATCAACCAGGAGTCCTGTTGAGAGGGTAGCCACAGAACCATGGCGAGATGATAGCGGGACATGCTCTTCTGATGCTCTAGGGTACTGCAGAAGGAGTGAGAATTCCTAGTAATTACTATAACAAATAACATATCCAATTTCTTTACTCTCAGAGGGCCATAACTGAGCAACTGAATCCATTGTATCAAGAATTAACACAACGAGATATCTAGCAATAGATTGAGTTTCTTTCTCTGAGCATGAGGGAATTGACCACCAAgtcaaaatgaaataataacaGTGCATACAGTATCTCAACTGGTTTCTAATGCTCTCCGAGCAGCACCTACTAGCTGAACACACTAACGCTAGacaatttttattctttttttctcaaaataacCTTAACATTCACAATAAGAAAGACGGTATACATATATTTCCAACGGAGACAAAAcacaattaaaagaaacaaagcatCTAATCAAAACAAGAGAAGCAAAGAGTAAAGTACTGACATAATAATAAGCAGGTGCACTATTTATTTCAGCTCCCTTAGAGGAACAGCAACAGCAACCTCCCATTATCCTTTTACTTTATCTCCAATATCCcatctaaaattttactcaTTTTTGCTGCCCCATAAACTGCTACCTGCTATCCACAACAAACTTTATCAACTCTATTAaaacaatccaataaaaattctaaaaaccTATTAAAAAACACATCTGAAGATATAAAAGACCATCGATTAAATCCCAATAAAACCCTAGTGAAACTCACACGAAACTGTAGCAATCAATCAAAATTCAAGAGCAATAAAACCCAATAAgtgaaattttgtttttctaaattgtaaaatgaaactaataaatatacatctaATCTGTTTGAgctcataaataaataatcaaataacaGTAAGTGATCAAAATTACAGctataacaaatacaaaaaaaaaaaaaaaaaaaaaaggaaacagtACCTGAtttgattgaaattttgatGAGACTTTGAAGTGCAATAGGAACTGAAAActgaaaagaaatgaagaaataaaaaaggaatCGAATTGGGTATTGTTTTATGAATAGTTTTGAATATGGAGAGCCTTAAAAGAGGTTTCTCTTTGACAGAGAgagcgagagagagaaagagaggcgTTCTTTTGTGTGCAAGAGAATGACTTTCACTGAAAAAGGAAGACTTTTTTTTTGCCAATCATGCTgcattagtattatttttaacttaattagataatcttcttcttaataaattataaagttatctaataaacaattatatCACCTCCTCTTCGTACAAGATGACTTGAGGTTGTTGTTTAAtgttgaaaaattaattttaaatttacaatttaataaattaaaatctttataatgttttttttaaaacttttgaaataaacaccaatatacttatttttttaaaagtaatttcgAAGGAACCCatattgttttaaaatatttcatttcaaaactaattgctaatgatgtttctttgacaagatttaaatataaatatagtgGCATAAATGTATATCTTTTTAATCCTTGAGAGGATAACAATATTTAAAGCATTGATAATAAAACtctaaagataaataaaagacAAAATGGTTGCTGACTTTCTGTTAAAACAGATATGCAAGAAAAACAAAGTAGGTTAGAGTTGTATACCAAATCATTTTTATCCTTTTCCTTCTATTTCAAAATTGGATATCACCCAACTGGCTGTACCATGTTCACAgatctttaaaagaaaaattagatatCACCTAAAATACAATAAGGATTTAATTCccttttatcaaaattcattTCATACTCTCCTCATCACCctgtctcttttcttttactctctcttttttcaGAAAAGAGATTCCATATACTGAAATTCTGTAATGAATTTTGTTTTCTGAGAAAGACCCATATGTTAGGCTTACTCATCATCCAACATGCAGAATGCTAAGATGGATTATTGGACAAAGATCTTCCACAAGATTGGGCTGGCCTAAATGATGACATCGTTGTTTGTGCAAGGAACCCTGGATGCGGGCTGTCAGAATGGAAAATGGGCTGTGAATTCATGGGTCTCCAATTCTtcctccttttttctttttcaatgtTTAAATCGAGAGCAAAAGAAAAGTTGCTTTCTTTCACAATATATATAGGGATTAT comes from Ricinus communis isolate WT05 ecotype wild-type chromosome 5, ASM1957865v1, whole genome shotgun sequence and encodes:
- the LOC8287407 gene encoding probable E3 ubiquitin-protein ligase RHB1A, which produces MGGCCCCSSKGAEINSAPAYYYYPRASEEHVPLSSRHGSVATLSTGLLVDTNLDTSVPDAYRPPPPPIPFEMAIGCPQTPQGAQETSSDKDDGTVQTTNSGSVQETTYTNTRETSIKCEDVKEPDCKAQTNLELDSAKELEVEFSKSVELLVSATEEEDVCPTCLEEYDAENPKITTKCEHHFHLSCILEWMERSDTCPVCDKEMIIDPPLD